The window TCGAACCTTCAGCGTGGGATACCATCATTAGTGAGTTCGGATTACACGCTTTTGATTGCATTAGAGCGAATTTCAATACCGATACCAGCTGTAGAAGCAACGATAGCGCTTATGATCACAGAGATTGTCGTCGGCATTGCGTTTTTGTGTATCAGGTCGAAACGGCATCGAGTGGACCATGAGCATGGGATGGTGCATGCTTATAAGGGTTGGCTGAAACGAAAGCTCAAGCGAAAAGGGCATATGATATAGGAATAGGGTCTCGTATGAAGCGGCTCGAACGGTGAAGAGTAGGGATACTGGCGTTCTGATGATCAAGCCTTGACGGTTGTCTCTATCGCTGAGTATTCTGTGAAATGCATCACTCGTGCCATCTTGGAGCATAGGATTATGCCCAGTAAAATTGTCTTTGTTTATTGAGAGAGCCGGTCTCACTCACATTCTTCCTTTCAGGCCTTGCTTCCATTCTTCAAAGCTGCAATCAAGGTACAGTAAATATCGTGAGCATGACTTTACAACATGGAGTTTTTCTGAGACTTCTTGCGATCTTTTTTAATGCTTGACACTCTCCCAGGCGTATCCAGCTCTGGCGACTTTATCTGCCTTGAACGGTGGCTCGTCATCACCATCTGTAGTAAGTCTGCTACCCCTGAGTTACTTTACTTCATTTCATGGTAACTAATTCTATTAATTCCCCTTCTAGTTACAGTTAGTCTTCTGATTTGTGCCCTTTTTACATTCATCACTCTCTCCATCCGCGAGATATGGCTCATCAGGCAAtcgagaagaggaaaggataatgaagatgacgagAAAGTGCAATTGATGGAGATTGCTGATGAAGTGGGGGTCAGCCACAAGAAGATGGAGTGCTAGTAGCGAGGAGAAGTTGAATATCGGGGATTGTTATCTGCGCTGCAATCTGGACCTTGTCTATTATCGTATAAGATACATTTTTCCATGCATCGACTTCAAGGGCGGCCAGTTGAATTCTCTTGTTAAGTGTCTAGTATAAAGACAGCGACGATTAATAGCTGGAGTGATGACGGACGACATGAATGATGTAGAGACGAACTCTGGCTACCGCTCTGCTATCTTCTCGGCCAGCGTCTTGTCCTGTTTCACACTTATCAAAACTGTGAACAAGATCAATTTGCCCTAGTAGAGCTAGAAGAAAGGATTAGTGGGAGTGATTATTGAGATTATGGAGCTGTGGTACAGGATGTAATGATGTATAGGAAGTTATGTCTAGTTGCGCATATAAACACGC of the Cryptococcus gattii WM276 chromosome H, complete sequence genome contains:
- a CDS encoding uncharacterized protein (Similar to TIGR gene model, INSD accession AAW45428.1) — translated: MSDFLTETAIGISTDSNGFTCIEPSAWDTIISVSSSGDFICLERWLVITICITVSLLICALFTFITLSIREIWLIRQSRRGKDNEDDEKVQLMEIADEVGVSHKKMEC